A window of Halogeometricum sp. S1BR25-6 genomic DNA:
TCGAAGCGCCGCCGCGACGCCTAGCGGCAGGACGAGCAACTCGTCGAGGTAGCCGACGACGGGCAGGAAGTCGGGAATTGGGTCGACCGGACTCAGGGCGTAGGCGACGATGAGGACGACGATTGCCTTCGCGCGCGCCGGCGTCCGGTCGTCCCGCGCGGCGAGGGCGAGAGCGTACACCTCCCGCTCCAGTTTCTCGGCGCGTTCGCGCCACGCGTCGAACATCGTCGTCGGATAGTCCGCCCGGGGACGAGAGCGCTTCGGCGGCGCCGACCGAAAGCGACGGCGTCAGAACCGGTCCGCGTCGGGGAGTCGCGCGCGGCCGGCGTCGACGTCCGTCACCGCCGTCGCTCCCGTCGCCGCCGGGCCGACCGCCCACCCGTCCCCGACGCGGCGCACCGCCACCTCCTCGCCAACGGCGTCGGAGACTCGCTCCGGAGCGACGCCGCAGGCGGCGGCGACCCGCTCGAATTCGGTCCGTCCGGTCAGCCGCGCCGGTACCGGCGTCCAGACGGGTAGCGTCGCCTCGCGGTCCGCCAACGGCAGCGCCACGTCGAAGCGGACGCCCGGCGTCCGTCGGAGGCGACGGTGCAGGCGCCCGCGCCCGCGGCGCGACTCGGGGACGACGGCGCGGACGACGCCCGAGTCGACGTGCGGCGAGGCCGCGAGCGCACCGAGGTGCGCCTCCACGTCGCGTATCGACGCCGGGGCGCCGGTCCGGACGGGAGCGATGACGGCGGACAGATGCTCGGCGACGCGCATCGTGGTCCACGCCGTCACGGCGAGGAGGCCGACGCCGAAGACGGCGGCCGCGAGGAAGAACGCGCCGAGGAGCCACGGGAGGATGGTGAGGTCCATGCGCGTAGTTGGCGCATCGACGATATAGCGATTGCTCGCGGCGGACGGACCGTCGGCGTCACTGACGGGTGTGAGAAAATCGAAAGTGCGGTCGGCGGCCGTCGGCGGGTCGCAGGCGGAGCGCGGGCGCTCCTCGCGTCGACCGGTTACGTCGGTCTCAGTGGTCCTCTTCTTCGTACAGCCACGTCTCGTCGACGCGGTCGTAGTCGACGAGTTCGTCGTCGTCGAAGAAGAGGTCTATCTCTCGCTCGTTGGAGCCCTCGTCCTCGTGGTCCGAGGCGTGGATGACGTTGCGGCCGAGGTCGAGTCCGTAGTCGCCGCGAATGGTGCCGGGGGCGGACTCGGCGGGGTCGGTCTCACCGACCATCGAACGGACCTGTCGGGTCGCGTCGGCGCCCTGCCAGACCATCGCGAAGACGGGGCCGGACGTGATGAACCCGACGAGGTCGTCGAAGAACGGCTTGTCCTCGTGCTCGCCGTAGTGCTCCTCGGCGAGGTCGCGGTCGATCTGCATGAACTTGCCGGCGACCAGTTTCAGGCCGCGCTCCTCGAAGCGGGAGACGATGTCGCCCACGAGTCCGCGCTGGACGCCGTCGGGCTTGACCATCACGAACGTGCGCTCGTCGTGGTGGCTCACTGCTCGTCGCCTCCGGCGGGACCGCTCGCGGCCTGCCCTTCGGCGGTCCACTCCAGGTCGCGCGCCTCGCGGCCGAGGAAGTAGTTCTTCTCGGCCTTCGAGTCCTTGAAGTGGAGGATGGTGCCGTCGTTCTGGACGTACATCGTGCCCGTTCCGGGCTCGATCTGTTCACCCGTGTAGTCGCAGGTTCGCGTCTCTACCATTGGTTACTGACCTCCGATGGAGTCCGCGTCGCGCTGGGTTTCGCGCAACTGGAGGACGTCGCCCTCGCGGACGGGGCCCAGCACGTTCCGCGTGATGATGCGGCCCTGGTTCGAGCCCTCGCGGATGCGGCACTTGACCTGCATGGCCTCGCCGTGCATCCCGGTCTTGCCAACGATCTCGATGACTTCGGCGGACGTCGAGTCGCTGGCGGTCTCTTCTGCGCTCATGGTCGATTACTGAAGTTCCTCGACCTTCGCGGCGATGTCTTCGACCTGCTCCTGCGCCTCGCCGGCGTCGACGATGGCGGCGGCGGCGGAGCCGACTTCGAGACCGGCCGCGTGACCGACTTCGTCCTGCGTCTCGATGAAGATGTACGGGATGCCCTTCTCCTCGGCGAGTTCGGGGAGGTGCATCACGATCTCTTCGGGCGAGACGTCCTCGGCGACGAGGACGAGTTCGGCGTTGCCGCGCTCGACGGACTTGGTCGTCTCGTTCGTACCTTTCTTCACTGTACCCGTATCTCGTGCGACCTCGAGCGCCTCGAGGGCGTCTTCTGCGAGGTCGGCTGGGACGTCGAATTCTACGTATACTGCCATGTTGTTCACCTAATTCCTGCTCGCGGGCTCGACATCCTCGCCGGCGGACCACTGCTGGTCGCGGTCGTTCCCTCTCGGCGAAGAGCGTTCATCAACCCCGGGCAGGCCGTACAGTCAGTTAGCTCAGGACCCCATAAAAACGCTTTCAATGCTCCCCTGGCGTGTCACCCGTCCGCACGGCCGTTATCGGACGTTCGCGGACGTTCGGACGAGCGTCGGACGCGAGCGGAACACTCCTTACGACGCCTCCGGAAACGGCGGACATGGATATCGCGGCTCTCGCCCGTACCCTCCGGACGGCGGCGCGGCGGACGAACCAGCGCCGACTCCTCGTCCTCGCCGGCCCCCGCGACGCCGGCCTCGACGCCGCCTTCGACGCGGTAGCGGGCGCCGACGCGCCCGACGACGAGGTGACGTTCGTCACCGCCCGCGAGGGCTTCCGCTTCGAGCGCGTCCGCCCGAAGCGCGCCGGGACGCTCTTGGGAACCACCAGAACTGTCGTCGTCTGCGACGCCCACGAGGAGTTCTCGCCGAACGTCGTCGGCCGCCTCGCGGGCGTCGTCGACGGCGGCGGCCTGTTCGTCCTCCTGACTCCCCCCTTCGACGAGTGGTTCGAACGGGACGGCTCCTTCGAGGACTCCCTGGCTGTTCCGCCGTTCTCCCGAACCGACGTGGGCGGGCGCTTCCGCGCCCGACTCGTCGAGACGCTCCGGACGCATCCCGGCGTCGCGGTGGCGGACCTCGAATCGAAGACGGTCGAACGCGACGGCTCCGACGGCGGGTCGGTCGGCGGAACGACTGTGGGGGACGGCGCCGACCGCCGACCCGCCCCGCCGCGGGACCGCCGCTTCCCCCGCGCCGCCTACGAGGCCTGCCTGACGGCCGACCAGTCGCGCGCCCTCTCGGCGCTCGAACGGCTCAGGACCCCCGGCGAAGCGGTCGTCGTCGAGGCCGACAGAGGGAGAGGAAAATCCAGCGCCGCCGGCCTCGCCGCCGGGAGTCTCGCCGCCGCGGGACGGGACGTACTGGTGACCGCTCCCGGCTACGGCAACGCCCGCGAGGCGTTCGTTCGGTCCGCGGCGCTTCTCTCGGAGATAGGTTCGCTCGACGCGCACGACGAGGAGGCCCACGTCGTCCGCGCCGTCGACGGCGGCCGGGTGCGCTTCGCGGACCCGCCGACAGCGGCGACGCTCCCCGACGACCCGGACGTCGTCCTCGTCGACGAGGCGGCGGCGCTCCCGGTCCGCCTGCTCTCCTCCTTCCTCGACGCGCCGTCGGTCGGCTTTTTCACCACCGTTCACGGCTACGAGGGCGCGGGTCGGGGGTTCTCCGTGCGCTTCCGCGACCGGTTGTCCGAGAGCGACCTGTCGGCGACGGACGTGCGGATGGACGACCCCATCCGCTACGCCCGCGGCGACCCCGTCGAGTCGTGGTCGTTCCGCGCCCTCCTGTTGGACGCCCGGCCCGCCGTCGACCCCCTCGTCGCCGACGCGACGCCCGAATCGACCGAGTACCGCGCGCTCTCGAAGGACGAGTTGGCCGGCGACGACCACCTCCTGCACGAGGTGTTCGGCCTCCTCGTCCTCGCGCACTACCGGACGGAACCGGACGACTTAGCCCGCCTGCTGGACGCGCCGAACCTCTCCGTGCGGGCGCTGACGCACGAGGGCCACGTCGTCAGCGTCGCCCTCCTCGCCCGCGAGGGCGGCCTCGACGCCGAGACGCGCCGGTCGATGTACGAGGGCGCGCGGGTGCGGGGCAACATGCTCCCGGACGTGTTCACCAGCCAACTGCGGGACGAGGAGGCGGCCGTCCCCGTCGGCTACCGCGTCGTCCGCATCGCCACGCACCACGCCGCCCGGTCCACTGGACTGGGTTCGAAACTGCTCGCCGAGGTTCGCGCGGAGAAGTCGACGAGCGACGAGAAAGTCGATTACCTCGGCGTCGGTTACGGCGCGACGCCGGAACTCCTCTCCTTTTGGCGCGGGAACGGCTACGGGACGGTCCACCTCTCGACGACCCGAAACGACACCAGCGGGGAGTACTCCGCGCTGATGCTCGACCCTCTCACCGACGCCGGAACGGACCTGCGCGACAGGCACGCCGAGTGGTTCCTCGGCCGCCTCTCGGGCGTCCTCGCGGACCCCCTGCGCGATGCCGACCCGGACGTGGTCCGGGCGGCGGTGCGGGCCTGCGGCGCCGTCCCGCCCGTCGACCTGTCGGACCGCGAGTGGCGCGTCGTCGTCGGTGCGTCGTTCGGGCCGGGGATGTACACCACCGCGCCCGACGCCTTCCGGCGACTCGCCCTCCGCGCCCTGAACGACGACGACGCGGCCTGTACCGGGAGAGAGGAGCGATTGCTGGTGAGAAAAGTGCTGCAGGGCCACCCGTGGCCCGCCGTCGCCGACGAACTCGGCTACCACTCGCCGCGGAACGCGATGAAGTCCCTCGGCGACGCCTACGCCGCGGTCGTCGAACAGTACGGCGCGGACGTGGACGCGGTCGTTTCGGAGCGGCGGCGATTCGAGGAGTAGACGGCGAACGCGGGAGACGGCGACACCTCGAAGTCGCTCGCCGACCTCTCTCGACTATGACGCAGTGCGCCGAAGACGGCTGTTCGGACCCGGCGACCGTCCGCGTCTACGTGCCGTGGGGCGAGGACAGGGACGTCTGCACGGGGCACGCGCGGGCGTTGGTCCAAGAAGACGGCGTCGTCGCCGAACCCCTAGAGGGGGCCGACGACGACTGGCGGTGAGAGGGGGGGGGACTCAGCGGATGCGGACCGCCATCATCATCTCGTCGACGTAGTCGTCACCGATTTTGTAGTGGTCCCCGCGGACGGCCTCGGTCTCCCAGCCGTGGGCCTCCAGGAAGGCGATGGCGTCCTCGTTCGTCGCCGGGACGGAGTTGTACAGTTTCTCGAACCCGCGTTCGCGCGCCCAGTCGACGCCGCGTTCGAGGAGGCGACTGCCCATCCCGCGCCCGCGGAACTTCGGTCGGAGACCGACGGTGAGGACGGCCGTGTGGCGAAGCTTCGCGGTCTCCGGCAGGTCGAGGTGGCACCAGCCGGCGAGTTCGTCGTCGACGGTGGCGACGAACACCATCCGCGAGCGCGCGTCGTTGTGCCGGAGGACGACCTCCTCGTGGTCTATCATCTCACCCACCGTCTCCGCCTCGATGTACGTCCCCTCCTCGGCTACTTCCCGAATCGCCTCGACGAGGGCCTCCAAGTCCACCTGCTGGGCCGTCCGGATGGTGAACCCCTCGCCGTCGTCCGTCTCGAACACCTCCGCGTCGTCCTTCTCGTAGGCCACCTGTACCTTGTCGTCGACCTTTCGGATGTACCCCTCCCGTCGCAGGACGCTCAGGTGCGCGCCGAGGGCGCCCGGTTCGAAGTTGAGCGTGCGGCGAACGTCGCTCTCGCGGACGATGCCGTGACTCTCGATGTAGTCGTAGATGTCTTTGCGGTCCGCGTGGTCGAACGTCAGCGATTTCGTCACGTCCATGCCATCATCTACCACGCACCGAAAGTTAATGTTTTTTAATTATTATTTGAACGTTCGAGTTCCGAACAGCACCGTCCGGGACCGAACGCGGTTCCGACGGCGCGGCGTCGCTCTCGTCTGCTCCGGCGTCCTCGGTCGGTCACCGACGCGGCGGCGCGTCGGTGAGCAGTCGCGCCACCTCGCGGGCGTCGTGCGTCTGGAGCAGAATCTCCGCCGCCGTCCGGACCGTCGCGTCGGGGTCGACGCGGACCCCGTAACACCGCGCGTACA
This region includes:
- a CDS encoding YkvA family protein, with product MFDAWRERAEKLEREVYALALAARDDRTPARAKAIVVLIVAYALSPVDPIPDFLPVVGYLDELLVLPLGVAAALRLTPNEVVRECRARADEDVDAGRARWVVAAVALMTWLGGGALLLRVFVGWP
- the ndk gene encoding nucleoside-diphosphate kinase; the encoded protein is MSHHDERTFVMVKPDGVQRGLVGDIVSRFEERGLKLVAGKFMQIDRDLAEEHYGEHEDKPFFDDLVGFITSGPVFAMVWQGADATRQVRSMVGETDPAESAPGTIRGDYGLDLGRNVIHASDHEDEGSNEREIDLFFDDDELVDYDRVDETWLYEEEDH
- the rpl7ae gene encoding 50S ribosomal protein L7Ae, with translation MAVYVEFDVPADLAEDALEALEVARDTGTVKKGTNETTKSVERGNAELVLVAEDVSPEEIVMHLPELAEEKGIPYIFIETQDEVGHAAGLEVGSAAAAIVDAGEAQEQVEDIAAKVEELQ
- the tmcA gene encoding tRNA(Met) cytidine acetyltransferase TmcA yields the protein MDIAALARTLRTAARRTNQRRLLVLAGPRDAGLDAAFDAVAGADAPDDEVTFVTAREGFRFERVRPKRAGTLLGTTRTVVVCDAHEEFSPNVVGRLAGVVDGGGLFVLLTPPFDEWFERDGSFEDSLAVPPFSRTDVGGRFRARLVETLRTHPGVAVADLESKTVERDGSDGGSVGGTTVGDGADRRPAPPRDRRFPRAAYEACLTADQSRALSALERLRTPGEAVVVEADRGRGKSSAAGLAAGSLAAAGRDVLVTAPGYGNAREAFVRSAALLSEIGSLDAHDEEAHVVRAVDGGRVRFADPPTAATLPDDPDVVLVDEAAALPVRLLSSFLDAPSVGFFTTVHGYEGAGRGFSVRFRDRLSESDLSATDVRMDDPIRYARGDPVESWSFRALLLDARPAVDPLVADATPESTEYRALSKDELAGDDHLLHEVFGLLVLAHYRTEPDDLARLLDAPNLSVRALTHEGHVVSVALLAREGGLDAETRRSMYEGARVRGNMLPDVFTSQLRDEEAAVPVGYRVVRIATHHAARSTGLGSKLLAEVRAEKSTSDEKVDYLGVGYGATPELLSFWRGNGYGTVHLSTTRNDTSGEYSALMLDPLTDAGTDLRDRHAEWFLGRLSGVLADPLRDADPDVVRAAVRACGAVPPVDLSDREWRVVVGASFGPGMYTTAPDAFRRLALRALNDDDAACTGREERLLVRKVLQGHPWPAVADELGYHSPRNAMKSLGDAYAAVVEQYGADVDAVVSERRRFEE
- a CDS encoding 50S ribosomal protein L24e, whose translation is MVETRTCDYTGEQIEPGTGTMYVQNDGTILHFKDSKAEKNYFLGREARDLEWTAEGQAASGPAGGDEQ
- a CDS encoding GNAT family N-acetyltransferase is translated as MDVTKSLTFDHADRKDIYDYIESHGIVRESDVRRTLNFEPGALGAHLSVLRREGYIRKVDDKVQVAYEKDDAEVFETDDGEGFTIRTAQQVDLEALVEAIREVAEEGTYIEAETVGEMIDHEEVVLRHNDARSRMVFVATVDDELAGWCHLDLPETAKLRHTAVLTVGLRPKFRGRGMGSRLLERGVDWARERGFEKLYNSVPATNEDAIAFLEAHGWETEAVRGDHYKIGDDYVDEMMMAVRIR
- a CDS encoding 30S ribosomal protein S28e, coding for MSAEETASDSTSAEVIEIVGKTGMHGEAMQVKCRIREGSNQGRIITRNVLGPVREGDVLQLRETQRDADSIGGQ